One Pseudobdellovibrionaceae bacterium genomic window carries:
- a CDS encoding ferritin-like domain-containing protein translates to MAEQRLPTPHLKPLEARTRLIRLLQDAHAGEMAAALAYGGHAASVREPWRQEILRIRAEELHHRARLGEMLEALGAAPRPARELKMRMIGHFISAFCRVGGFLIPMYGAGQLERGNIAEYEVAARLALMAGLPGIVDELIEFGEIEWDHEAYFRQATLANWLGKRIPLWPKTEARARIAGDFESFAVEFAKLGGSSRNETQIS, encoded by the coding sequence ATGGCTGAACAGCGACTCCCGACTCCGCATCTGAAGCCCCTCGAAGCGCGCACGCGTTTGATCCGGCTGTTGCAGGACGCGCACGCGGGCGAGATGGCGGCGGCGCTCGCCTACGGTGGCCACGCGGCCTCGGTGCGTGAACCCTGGCGGCAAGAGATCCTGCGCATTCGGGCGGAAGAGCTGCACCACCGCGCGCGTTTGGGCGAGATGCTTGAGGCTTTGGGCGCGGCCCCGCGGCCCGCGCGGGAACTCAAGATGCGTATGATCGGCCATTTCATTTCGGCGTTCTGCCGGGTGGGCGGATTTCTGATTCCGATGTACGGGGCGGGCCAACTCGAGCGCGGCAATATCGCCGAATACGAGGTGGCGGCGCGCTTGGCCTTGATGGCGGGGTTACCCGGAATCGTCGATGAGTTGATCGAATTCGGCGAGATTGAGTGGGACCATGAAGCCTACTTTCGCCAAGCGACGCTTGCGAATTGGTTGGGAAAACGAATTCCGTTATGGCCGAAGACCGAAGCGCGCGCCCGGATCGCCGGAGATTTCGAAAGCTTCGCGGTGGAGTTCGCGAAACTCGGCGGCTCGTCTCGAAACGAGACACAAATCTCTTGA
- the msrB gene encoding peptide-methionine (R)-S-oxide reductase MsrB — translation MSKDSGHANEKDHANKIDQADKKAQWVKPTDAELKQKLSPLQYSVTQHEETEPPFRNEFWNHKEEGLYVDIVTGEPLFSSKEKYDSGCGWPSFTKPLAGTQLNEKNDFKLRAMRTEVRSRAGDSHLGHVFPDGPGPEGLRYCINSAALKFIPKDRLEAEGYGEYLALFR, via the coding sequence ATGAGTAAAGACAGCGGTCACGCTAATGAAAAAGATCACGCGAATAAAATAGATCAAGCCGACAAAAAGGCTCAATGGGTCAAGCCCACGGACGCGGAACTGAAGCAGAAGCTTTCACCGCTCCAATACTCCGTCACCCAACATGAAGAGACGGAGCCGCCCTTTCGCAATGAGTTTTGGAACCACAAAGAAGAGGGGCTCTACGTCGACATCGTGACGGGCGAACCGCTTTTCAGCTCGAAAGAAAAATACGATTCGGGTTGCGGCTGGCCCAGCTTCACGAAACCGCTCGCGGGCACTCAGCTCAACGAGAAAAACGACTTCAAGCTGCGCGCGATGCGTACCGAGGTGCGTAGCCGCGCGGGGGACTCGCATTTGGGGCACGTCTTTCCGGATGGTCCGGGACCCGAGGGCTTGCGTTATTGCATCAATTCGGCGGCGCTGAAGTTCATCCCGAAAGACCGATTGGAAGCGGAAGGCTACGGCGAGTACCTCGCGCTCTTTCGGTAG